A stretch of the Arthrobacter stackebrandtii genome encodes the following:
- a CDS encoding IS1249 family transposase, which translates to MTVPKNHPRCGVCTKKLVKNGKTSAGRTRWRCKSCGASITQSRVDVSKKAEFTAFLSWITGKDRQEAHAGSARTFRRQSAWCWTVSPTAVVSGEIHPQIMLDGTYFNDWCVLVAYTGNHVIAWQWCDREKNASWSALLQQIPAPAVAIVDGHKGLESALREHWPETKVQRCLFHIQQNIRTHLTMRPNLDAGKELLALAKALTPIQDLDQAAVWAGEFASWEARWESFLKTRTYAKKNGERPSHIGTNQQWWFTHLRLRRARGTLATVLKNGHLFTWLTAATNEHKIDRTTSPLEGGINAGLKHLLRDHRGLTDDHAKRAVDWYLYLHSESPKDPWTFVKPSHWQPQRKQSKTIEEPIGPALYDTAFSPEDGNGIQQGWGGRSR; encoded by the coding sequence GTGACAGTTCCCAAGAATCACCCCAGGTGTGGTGTATGTACTAAGAAGCTCGTAAAGAATGGCAAGACCAGCGCGGGAAGAACTAGGTGGCGGTGCAAGTCCTGTGGTGCTTCCATCACCCAGTCACGTGTCGATGTCAGCAAGAAAGCAGAGTTCACAGCGTTCCTGTCCTGGATCACCGGCAAGGACCGTCAGGAAGCCCATGCAGGCTCCGCACGCACCTTTAGGCGTCAGAGTGCCTGGTGCTGGACGGTGTCCCCTACAGCCGTCGTGAGCGGCGAAATACACCCCCAGATCATGCTTGACGGAACGTACTTCAACGACTGGTGCGTGCTGGTCGCCTACACCGGCAACCACGTCATCGCCTGGCAGTGGTGCGACAGAGAAAAGAATGCGTCCTGGTCTGCCCTGCTGCAACAAATCCCGGCACCTGCGGTCGCGATCGTTGACGGGCACAAAGGCCTGGAAAGTGCGCTGCGCGAGCACTGGCCAGAGACGAAGGTGCAACGGTGTCTTTTTCATATCCAGCAGAACATTCGAACACACCTCACGATGCGCCCAAACCTCGATGCCGGCAAGGAATTACTGGCACTAGCCAAGGCCCTGACACCGATCCAAGACCTTGACCAAGCCGCTGTCTGGGCCGGGGAATTCGCTTCCTGGGAAGCACGCTGGGAGTCCTTCTTGAAGACCCGAACCTACGCGAAGAAGAACGGCGAGAGGCCCTCCCATATCGGCACGAACCAGCAATGGTGGTTTACACATCTACGCCTGCGTCGGGCCCGCGGAACACTGGCCACGGTATTGAAAAATGGGCACCTGTTCACTTGGCTCACCGCCGCCACCAACGAGCACAAGATCGACCGCACCACCAGCCCCTTGGAAGGCGGAATCAATGCCGGTCTCAAGCACCTTCTACGCGATCACCGTGGTCTCACCGACGACCACGCCAAACGAGCCGTTGACTGGTACCTCTACCTCCACAGCGAGTCTCCGAAAGACCCCTGGACGTTCGTGAAACCCAGCCACTGGCAGCCCCAAAGAAAACAAAGCAAAACCATCGAAGAGCCCATCGGGCCAGCCCTCTACGACACAGCCTTCAGCCCCGAAGACGGGAACGGAATCCAACAAGGATGGGGCGGAAGAAGCCGATGA
- a CDS encoding methionyl-tRNA formyltransferase, producing MKVLFTGTPAVALPSLAALQAAGHEIVAVLTRPDAPLGRKRIMTPSPVAARAAELGLHVIKADKIDAGAAAAIAAAAPDVAAIVAYGALIPESALGIPVHGWINLHFSLLPAWRGAAPVQHSIINGDEVTGASTFLLEKGLDTGPVYGTMTESIGAADTSAALLERLSHSGAVLLAQTIDGIGAGMVTGVPQQGEISLAPKLTLEDGHVSWTDPALAINRRIRGVTTEPGAWTMLAGQRFKLGPVALRADVADLAPARLRVDGKAVLVGTGSHAVELGEVQPAGKKMMKATDWARGLANKEDVVFE from the coding sequence GTGAAGGTGCTTTTTACCGGAACCCCCGCCGTAGCGCTGCCCTCCCTGGCAGCCCTCCAGGCCGCCGGCCATGAAATCGTCGCCGTCCTGACCCGCCCCGATGCGCCACTGGGCCGCAAGCGCATCATGACACCGTCGCCTGTCGCCGCCCGGGCCGCCGAGCTGGGCCTGCATGTCATCAAGGCGGACAAGATCGACGCCGGGGCTGCCGCGGCGATCGCCGCCGCCGCACCGGACGTCGCCGCCATTGTGGCCTACGGCGCCCTCATCCCGGAGAGTGCGTTGGGCATCCCCGTCCACGGCTGGATCAACCTGCACTTTTCGCTGCTGCCCGCCTGGCGCGGTGCGGCGCCCGTGCAGCATTCGATCATCAACGGCGACGAGGTCACCGGCGCCTCCACGTTCCTGCTGGAGAAGGGGCTGGACACCGGCCCCGTCTACGGCACCATGACCGAATCCATTGGCGCCGCCGACACCAGTGCGGCCTTGCTGGAACGGCTGTCGCACAGCGGCGCCGTGCTGCTGGCCCAGACCATCGACGGCATCGGCGCCGGCATGGTCACCGGAGTGCCGCAGCAGGGGGAAATCTCGCTGGCGCCCAAGCTGACGCTCGAGGACGGCCATGTTTCATGGACGGACCCCGCCCTGGCCATCAACCGGCGCATCCGCGGCGTCACCACCGAACCCGGCGCCTGGACCATGCTGGCCGGGCAAAGGTTCAAGCTGGGACCGGTGGCACTGCGCGCCGACGTGGCGGACCTGGCGCCGGCCCGCCTGCGGGTTGACGGCAAGGCCGTGCTGGTGGGGACGGGATCGCATGCCGTTGAACTCGGCGAGGTCCAGCCGGCAGGAAAGAAAATGATGAAGGCAACAGACTGGGCCAGGGGCCTGGCCAACAAGGAAGATGTGGTGTTTGAATGA
- a CDS encoding cytochrome — protein sequence MTAPALAHSTDLGRMYARSLQDPPKVPSITTVIGQQAMSLDGWIGYMAANAVAQHPDLGAAVGNPGQLRTVVRDSSNAAEQFRDAAAARGDRVHHYCEQVSLRALDRPHQLQEAREALAEKGEENFALRFDQWWEDYAVKPLDPEITVWNETLGYAGTLDLVATIGGKLCIIDFKTKGTDRNGQVKSLDAKVVMQLVAGMKAEESIVDEAAGTWEPWKYGQDPILLGVAIGETEVRTLRANPEVLKSHWFKFASLRRVWQTSLEAAQAGTPLLEIAPPPHQPSN from the coding sequence ATGACAGCACCAGCCTTGGCCCACAGTACAGACCTGGGGCGCATGTACGCCCGCTCCCTGCAGGACCCGCCGAAGGTCCCCTCCATCACCACCGTCATCGGCCAGCAGGCCATGTCGTTGGACGGCTGGATCGGCTACATGGCAGCCAACGCAGTGGCGCAGCACCCGGACCTGGGTGCCGCCGTCGGCAATCCCGGACAGTTGCGCACGGTGGTGCGGGACAGCTCCAACGCGGCCGAACAGTTCAGGGATGCCGCAGCCGCCCGCGGTGACCGCGTCCACCACTACTGCGAGCAGGTGTCGCTGCGCGCGCTGGACCGGCCCCACCAGTTGCAGGAGGCGCGGGAGGCGCTTGCCGAGAAGGGTGAGGAGAACTTCGCCCTGCGGTTTGACCAGTGGTGGGAGGACTACGCCGTCAAGCCGCTGGATCCGGAGATCACTGTCTGGAATGAAACACTCGGCTACGCGGGAACGCTGGACCTGGTGGCCACCATTGGCGGCAAGCTGTGCATCATCGACTTCAAGACCAAGGGCACCGACCGCAACGGCCAGGTGAAATCCCTTGACGCCAAGGTGGTCATGCAGCTGGTGGCCGGCATGAAGGCCGAGGAGTCCATCGTGGACGAGGCCGCCGGTACATGGGAGCCCTGGAAGTACGGCCAGGACCCCATTCTGCTGGGCGTCGCCATCGGCGAAACGGAGGTGCGCACCCTGCGCGCCAACCCCGAAGTGCTCAAGTCCCACTGGTTTAAGTTCGCCTCGCTGCGCCGGGTGTGGCAAACCTCATTGGAAGCGGCACAGGCAGGGACACCGTTGCTGGAGATTGCGCCCCCGCCGCACCAGCCGTCCAACTAG
- a CDS encoding SufE family protein: MTTSQALPQALAEIVNDFKELEEADRLTLLLEFSRGLPPLPERLSNHPELLEQVVECQSPLFLTVESEKTDDGDIIRLFFQAPPEAPTTRGFAAVLFEGLDGLTAEEILAVPDDMPEQLGLTRAISPLRMRGMSAMLGRVKRKIANGVRPSA, encoded by the coding sequence ATGACTACTTCACAAGCACTCCCGCAAGCACTGGCCGAGATCGTCAACGATTTCAAGGAACTCGAGGAAGCCGACCGGCTCACGCTGCTGCTCGAATTCTCGCGCGGCCTGCCGCCGCTGCCGGAGCGCCTGAGCAACCACCCCGAACTGCTGGAGCAGGTGGTGGAGTGCCAGTCGCCGCTGTTCCTGACGGTTGAGTCGGAAAAGACGGACGACGGCGACATCATCCGCTTGTTCTTCCAGGCACCCCCCGAGGCGCCCACCACGCGCGGCTTCGCGGCGGTTCTCTTTGAGGGCCTGGACGGCCTGACTGCTGAGGAAATCCTCGCCGTGCCCGACGACATGCCCGAGCAGCTCGGCCTGACCCGCGCCATCTCCCCTCTCCGCATGCGCGGCATGTCCGCCATGCTGGGCCGGGTCAAGCGCAAGATCGCCAACGGCGTGCGCCCCTCCGCCTAG
- a CDS encoding sulfurtransferase, producing the protein MPVAVETNEKFAAYAHPERLVSTEWLAEAIANGATKDGNLVVVESDEDVLLYETGHIPGAVKIDWHTDLNDDVTRDYIDGAAFALLAQAKGISRDSTVVVYGDKSNWWAAYALWVFTLFGHEDVRLLDGGRDKWIAEGRELTTERTVTTPSAGYPVVERNDAPIRAYKEDVLAHLGKPLIDVRSTEEYTGERTHMPAYPQEGTLRGGHIPTAASIPWARAAAEDGSYKSRAELEALYLDEAGLVPGDDVVAYCRIGERSSHTWFALKYLLGFETVRNYDGSWTEWGNAVRVPIAVGAERGELPSAN; encoded by the coding sequence ATGCCTGTTGCAGTTGAAACAAATGAAAAGTTCGCCGCCTACGCACACCCGGAGCGCCTGGTTTCCACCGAATGGCTTGCCGAGGCAATCGCCAACGGCGCCACGAAGGACGGCAACCTCGTGGTGGTCGAGTCCGACGAGGACGTGCTGCTGTACGAAACCGGCCACATCCCCGGCGCCGTCAAGATTGACTGGCACACGGACCTGAACGACGACGTCACCCGGGACTACATCGACGGCGCGGCTTTTGCGCTGCTCGCCCAGGCGAAGGGCATCTCCCGTGACAGCACCGTTGTCGTGTACGGCGACAAGTCCAACTGGTGGGCCGCCTACGCACTCTGGGTCTTCACCCTGTTCGGCCACGAGGACGTCCGCCTGCTGGACGGCGGCCGCGACAAGTGGATCGCCGAGGGCCGCGAGCTGACCACCGAACGCACCGTCACCACCCCCTCCGCAGGCTACCCGGTTGTGGAGCGCAACGATGCCCCCATACGCGCCTACAAGGAAGACGTGCTGGCCCACCTGGGCAAGCCGCTCATCGACGTCCGCTCCACCGAGGAATACACGGGCGAGCGCACGCACATGCCGGCATACCCGCAGGAAGGCACGCTCCGCGGCGGGCACATCCCCACCGCAGCCTCCATCCCGTGGGCCCGTGCCGCTGCAGAGGACGGCAGCTACAAGTCCCGCGCCGAGCTTGAGGCGCTCTACCTCGACGAAGCCGGCCTTGTCCCCGGCGACGACGTCGTGGCCTACTGCCGCATCGGCGAGCGTTCCAGCCACACCTGGTTCGCCCTGAAGTACCTGCTGGGCTTCGAGACGGTCCGCAACTACGACGGCTCCTGGACCGAGTGGGGCAACGCCGTGCGCGTTCCCATCGCGGTAGGCGCCGAGCGCGGCGAACTGCCCTCCGCCAACTAG
- the zapE gene encoding cell division protein ZapE, translating to MVHVEQLSTRKPAVSVEELLAGFVPSPRFGEVSFGTYRPDPAQPTQSEAVDLLQGFAARTGGKPAGGLRRLFGGKAKANGAKPAGKANGKSKANGGKPAGIYLDGGFGVGKTHLLSSLWHEAEGPKAIGTFVEYTNLVGALSFRKTVEALSSYKLVCIDEFELDDPGDTVLMSRLMRELADAGVKLAATSNTLPGALGDGRFAAVDFQREIQVLADQFEILHIDGEDFRHRGLPTPPEPVPNSDLDARMRRDFAGKGVAVDDFGILMDHLTGVHPSRYRQMLEGIDAVVWRNVHTITEQSVALRFVVLADRLYDKDVPILASGVPLDQLFTPEMMTGGYQKKYFRAVSRLTALAREAQESAVPAPVG from the coding sequence TTGGTACACGTTGAGCAACTTTCCACCCGCAAGCCGGCCGTTTCGGTGGAGGAACTGTTGGCGGGCTTTGTCCCGTCGCCCCGATTTGGCGAGGTCTCCTTTGGCACCTACCGCCCGGATCCGGCACAGCCCACCCAGTCAGAAGCGGTGGACCTGCTTCAAGGCTTCGCGGCCCGCACCGGCGGAAAGCCTGCCGGCGGCCTTCGCCGGTTGTTTGGCGGGAAGGCGAAAGCCAACGGCGCCAAGCCTGCGGGCAAGGCGAATGGCAAGTCCAAGGCCAACGGTGGCAAGCCGGCCGGCATCTACCTCGACGGCGGCTTTGGTGTGGGCAAGACCCACCTGCTCTCATCCCTGTGGCACGAGGCGGAGGGGCCCAAGGCGATCGGCACCTTCGTCGAATACACGAACCTGGTGGGCGCATTGTCGTTCCGCAAGACCGTGGAGGCGCTCAGCAGCTACAAGCTGGTCTGCATCGACGAATTTGAACTGGACGACCCCGGAGACACCGTGCTGATGTCTCGGCTCATGCGTGAATTGGCCGACGCCGGTGTCAAGTTGGCGGCGACCTCCAACACCCTGCCCGGTGCACTGGGTGATGGGCGCTTTGCTGCTGTTGACTTCCAGCGTGAGATCCAGGTCCTGGCGGACCAGTTTGAGATCCTGCACATCGACGGCGAGGATTTCCGCCACCGCGGGCTGCCCACGCCGCCGGAACCGGTGCCCAACAGCGACCTTGACGCCCGCATGCGCCGGGACTTTGCCGGCAAGGGCGTTGCCGTGGACGACTTTGGCATCCTCATGGACCACCTGACCGGCGTCCACCCGTCCCGCTACCGCCAGATGCTGGAGGGAATCGACGCGGTCGTGTGGCGCAATGTCCACACCATTACGGAGCAGTCCGTGGCCCTGCGCTTCGTGGTGCTGGCCGACCGGCTGTATGACAAGGATGTTCCGATCCTTGCCAGCGGCGTTCCCCTGGACCAGCTGTTCACCCCGGAAATGATGACGGGCGGGTACCAGAAGAAGTACTTCCGTGCAGTCTCCCGCCTGACAGCCCTGGCCCGAGAGGCCCAGGAATCGGCTGTGCCCGCCCCAGTGGGCTGA
- the def gene encoding peptide deformylase — MAILSIRIIGDPVLRETAEEVTTFGPELAKLVEDMAETMHDVRGAGLAAPQIGVNKRIFTYAVDGEEGHVINPVIVASDDFAPGEPEGCLSVPGLGYTVPRHRWVRITGVDVNGATIDLEATGTLAKCFQHETDHLNGKLYVDRLEGEDRKDALRAIRMANYHDVTAQTVAKRAHTVGSAFGTGAAFGAAQ; from the coding sequence ATGGCCATCCTGAGCATTCGCATCATCGGCGACCCCGTCCTCCGGGAAACCGCCGAGGAAGTGACCACCTTCGGCCCGGAGTTGGCCAAACTTGTCGAGGACATGGCCGAGACCATGCATGACGTCCGCGGAGCCGGGCTCGCCGCCCCCCAGATCGGCGTGAACAAGCGGATCTTCACCTACGCGGTCGACGGCGAAGAGGGCCATGTGATCAATCCGGTCATCGTGGCCAGTGACGACTTTGCCCCGGGCGAACCCGAGGGCTGCCTGTCCGTCCCGGGCCTGGGATACACGGTCCCGCGCCACCGCTGGGTCCGGATCACCGGCGTCGACGTCAACGGGGCCACCATTGACCTTGAGGCCACCGGAACCCTGGCCAAGTGCTTCCAGCACGAGACCGACCATCTCAACGGCAAGCTGTACGTGGACCGGCTGGAAGGCGAGGACCGCAAGGATGCCCTCCGCGCCATCCGCATGGCCAACTACCACGACGTCACGGCGCAGACCGTTGCCAAAAGGGCCCACACCGTGGGCTCGGCCTTCGGCACCGGTGCTGCCTTCGGGGCCGCCCAGTGA
- a CDS encoding antitoxin, whose protein sequence is MSIFDDLKGKAEGLIKGNEEAIKDGIEKAGDVVDSKTGDKFKGQVDQVQQAASDFVDGANK, encoded by the coding sequence TTGTCTATTTTTGACGATTTGAAGGGCAAGGCTGAAGGACTCATCAAGGGCAATGAAGAGGCCATCAAGGATGGCATCGAAAAGGCCGGCGACGTTGTCGACAGCAAGACCGGTGACAAGTTCAAGGGCCAGGTTGACCAGGTCCAGCAGGCTGCCAGCGATTTTGTGGATGGCGCCAACAAGTAG
- a CDS encoding RsmB/NOP family class I SAM-dependent RNA methyltransferase codes for MTSEQGGRSGHQNSARQNSGGGQRGGGVRRRDDAGRERNRSTGRNRTETAPGQRTRVADPARLVAFEVLRAVSADDAYANLVLPTRIRKHGLDRRDAGFATELTYGALRAQGTYDAILAKCVDRPLSELDPAILDALRIGAHQLMAMRVPTHAALDQTVGLARAVIGAGPSGLVNAVLRKVAAKELPQWLAELTDGLGDDVKIASIVHAHPEWIVRAMRQALVAHGRDVSEIEALLEADNAAPVVNLVALPGLGSLDEAFDAGFTPGELVIDSALSSGGDVGRLDSVRDGSVRVQDAGSQLVARALAAVMVSTEKTDGEERWLDMCAGPGGKAALLAALAAEQDAWMLANEPAPHRAKLVSQALAAVPADSWTVRTGDGRDIGREHPEAFDRILVDAPCTGLGALRRRPESRWRRKLSDVAELGPLQRELLESALAAVKPGGVVAYVTCSPHVAETIAVVEDAMRKRTDLELLDAGAALDAVSLSGSIGAGNTTSAVPAHRMMAQLWPHIHQSDAMFMALIRKN; via the coding sequence ATGACCAGCGAACAAGGCGGACGTTCGGGCCACCAGAACTCGGCCCGCCAGAACTCCGGCGGAGGCCAGCGCGGGGGAGGCGTCCGGCGTCGTGACGATGCCGGCCGCGAACGCAACCGCAGCACGGGGCGCAACCGGACCGAGACGGCGCCCGGCCAGCGCACCCGCGTGGCCGACCCCGCACGGCTCGTCGCCTTTGAGGTGCTCCGTGCGGTCTCGGCCGACGACGCCTACGCCAACCTCGTGCTGCCCACGCGCATTCGCAAGCACGGGCTGGACCGCCGCGACGCCGGATTCGCCACCGAACTGACTTACGGGGCGCTCCGCGCGCAGGGCACGTACGACGCCATCTTGGCCAAGTGCGTGGACCGCCCGCTGTCCGAGCTTGACCCCGCCATTCTGGACGCCCTGCGCATCGGCGCCCACCAGCTCATGGCCATGCGCGTGCCCACCCACGCCGCGCTGGACCAGACCGTTGGCCTTGCCCGTGCCGTCATTGGTGCCGGACCGTCGGGCCTGGTCAACGCCGTGCTGCGCAAGGTTGCCGCGAAGGAGTTGCCGCAGTGGCTGGCCGAGCTCACCGACGGGCTGGGCGACGACGTCAAAATCGCATCCATCGTGCATGCCCACCCGGAATGGATTGTGCGGGCCATGCGCCAGGCGCTCGTTGCCCACGGCCGCGACGTCAGCGAAATCGAGGCGCTGCTCGAGGCCGACAACGCCGCACCGGTCGTGAACCTTGTGGCCCTGCCCGGCCTGGGCAGCCTGGACGAAGCCTTCGACGCCGGCTTCACGCCGGGTGAGCTCGTGATCGATTCCGCGCTGTCCTCCGGCGGCGACGTGGGCCGGCTGGACAGTGTCCGCGACGGTTCCGTGCGCGTCCAGGATGCCGGTTCGCAGCTGGTGGCCCGCGCCCTGGCCGCGGTCATGGTCTCCACCGAGAAGACCGACGGCGAGGAACGCTGGCTGGACATGTGCGCCGGCCCGGGTGGAAAGGCAGCGCTGCTGGCCGCCCTGGCCGCCGAGCAGGATGCCTGGATGCTCGCCAATGAACCGGCACCGCACCGCGCCAAGCTAGTCTCGCAGGCCCTGGCCGCCGTGCCTGCCGACAGCTGGACCGTGCGCACCGGCGACGGGCGCGACATTGGCAGGGAACACCCCGAAGCCTTTGACCGCATCCTCGTGGACGCACCGTGCACGGGCCTGGGCGCCCTGCGCCGCCGCCCGGAATCACGCTGGCGCCGCAAGCTCTCCGACGTCGCCGAGCTCGGCCCGCTGCAGCGCGAGCTCCTGGAATCCGCCCTGGCGGCCGTCAAGCCCGGGGGAGTCGTGGCCTACGTGACATGCTCCCCGCACGTGGCCGAGACCATCGCCGTCGTGGAGGATGCCATGCGCAAGCGCACGGACCTGGAGTTGCTCGACGCCGGCGCCGCATTGGACGCCGTCAGCCTCAGCGGAAGCATCGGTGCCGGCAACACCACCTCGGCCGTTCCCGCCCACCGGATGATGGCGCAGCTGTGGCCGCACATCCACCAGAGCGACGCCATGTTCATGGCCCTGATCCGCAAGAACTAG